One genomic window of Coffea eugenioides isolate CCC68of chromosome 1, Ceug_1.0, whole genome shotgun sequence includes the following:
- the LOC113766583 gene encoding ferruginol synthase-like, translating into MSLKFGSRRTIVVSSPEIAKEMLQKHDLEFSGREICDAVRALDHHKFSVFWLPAQSQWRNLRKLCKERIFSSERLNASQGLRQEKGIRRTAKLSYGKLLDIIDGIIRQRSQERNTSNTYLRKNDFLETLLDLNQQNESVLSYMGMKNLILVIGGTETSSVTVEWAMAELLRNPEKKSKARDEIMEIIPQNELVQESDISNLPYLRSVIKETFRLHPPAPFLVRQAESDTEINGYMVPKSADILVNVWGIGRDPSLWSDPTSFVPERFMDTEIDVKGQHFELLPFGSGRRICPGLPLADRIVHLMVAALLHKFEWKLEEGIKPEELDMTEELGGTIHKAVPLKAIALLEP; encoded by the exons ATGTCACTTAAATTCGGAAGTAGAAGAACAATAGTTGTATCATCACCAGAAATTGCCAAGGAAATGCTTCAAAAGCATGATCTAGAGTTCTCAGGCAGAGAAATCTGCGATGCAGTCAGAGCATTGGACCACCATAAGTTCTCAGTTTTCTGGTTACCAGCACAAAGCCAGTGGCGCAATCTTCGCAAACTATGCAAAGAGCGTATCTTTTCATCAGAAAGGCTCAACGCCAGTCAAGGGCTCCGCCAAGAAAAG GGCATAAGGCGTACAGCCAAGTTATCTTACGGAAAATTGCTTGATATTATTGATGGTATCATTCGTCAGAGATCACAAGAAAGAAACACATCCAACACTTATCTCAGGAAAAATGACTTCTTGGAAACCCTCCTTGATCTTAATCAGCAAAATGAATCTGTATTGAGCTACATGGGCATGAAGAATTTGATTCTGGTGA TTGGAGGGACAGAAACAAGTTCAGTCACCGTGGAATGGGCAATGGCAGAGTTACTACGCAACcctgaaaaaaaatcaaaagctaggGATGAGATCATGGAAATCATTCCACAAAACGAGCTGGTTCAAGAATCAGATATCTCAAATCTTCCTTACTTGCGATCGGTTATTAAAGAAACCTTTCGTCTTCACCCTCCTGCCCCATTCCTAGTTCGCCAAGCCGAAAGTGACACAGAAATCAATGGATATATGGTGCCAAAAAGTGCTGATATACTGGTTAACGTGTGGGGTATTGGCAGGGATCCAAGCTTGTGGTCAGATCCTACTTCATTCGTGCCTGAACGTTTCATGGATACAGAAATTGATGTGAAAGGCCAGCATTTTGAGCTCCTTCCTTTTGGCTCGGGAAGAAGAATTTGTCCAGGACTACCGCTGGCTGATCGAATTGTGCACCTCATGGTGGCTGCTTTGCTTCATAAATTTGAGTGGAAGCTTGAAGAAGGGATCAAACCAGAAGAACTTGACATGACAGAAGAGTTGGGAGGTACAATACACAAGGCAGTGCCCCTTAAGGCCATTGCTCTTTTGGAACCATAA
- the LOC113753381 gene encoding protein CHROMATIN REMODELING 35-like, whose protein sequence is MASKSEGSQSSSTTPIAKRRLSFSSITTGLTSKEQKRAKVGEVGECSFRNSSACWCHDFKWKDQKVCPKVIGHEDPFSADNLLEDLDINRYGNVKKDIEHLIARRNQLISHGFAAKPLVPCKNLSAQKIPKKVDFGSDRYGSVTREIEELLAQSQLFGCLSSTNSTMSCMRLKKYLTKEDLESNPPSMPNIIDLEDDDEPPGNGTVIKCEPAEEIDTSAKCLVVIDSVEEDPENDNNFCHSRSSATKPVVQCWNLGVKKRPSEEDFQSNKYGSVTKEIEELLAQENQVFGVLGSTNSAMLRKHLGTEMYPCKEGWDLKPPSVPDIIDLESPDNGTIVESEPFEQIVREAKPLAVIDLDDEAFENDENSCPNEVADLAKTADNLLQNNVEDLDAADDHKFESAKSCHGSNLESNLKCAKEGKLGKGNSYLGDKPVLKKHNGLNPRAEAKAEMVEDKRQTKANAPVSPKISEVEKDKGVYVGVEGDAEHEEGSPQHDSEYGGLGSIWNELSFALECSKDTAVDSSSDKHTIVGAEDCDHSFILKDDIGSVCRVCGLIERGIETIIEYQYAKAKKSERTYRYERSLRNGLEQTKILPESVRWVEHEDSLTEVAVHPRHRKVMKPHQVEGFNFLASNLVTDHPGGCIMAHAPGSGKTFMIISFLQSFMAKYPSARPLIVLPKGIISTWKKEFQRWQVEDIPLYDLYSSKSESRSQQLVILKRWANERSILFLGYAQFALIVCDMDMNETTLACRDILLTCPSILILDEGHTPRNQNTDILKSLEQVQTSRKVVLSGTLYQNHVREVFNVLNLVHPKFLKMGTPKVIKRRILSKVQISSGRSSITKFSDDDFYNLVECTLLEDEKFNRKVNIVQDLREMTSKVLHYYKGDFLDELPGLVDFTVFLELSRAQKKEVAELKELKSRFKINSEGSAIYVHPQLKKLLMYSGVKDRVDVEKIDLMLEKLKETEGIKAKFYLNLLQLCESTGEKLLVFSQYLLPLKFLERLTVKVKNYSLGKEMFVITGDSDSEIRDSCMEQFNNSSDARVFFGSIRACGEGISLVGASRIIILDIHLNPSVTRQAIGRAFRPGQQRKVYTYRLVASGSPEEDDHLTCFRKESISKMWFEWNGCQGQEDFQMENVDVNDCGDLFLESSQLNQDVVSLYRR, encoded by the exons ATGGCCTCAAAGTCTGAAGGGTCACAAAGCAGTAGCACGACCCCAATTGCCAAAAGGCGTCTATCCTTCAGCTCCATCACTACTg GTTTGACTTCCAAGGAGCAGAAAAGGGCTAAAGTTGGTGAAGTAGGAGAGTGCAGTTTCAGAAATTCTTCTGCTTGTTGGTGTCATGACTTCAAATGGAAGGACCAGAAGGTCTGTCCCAAAGTAATAGGTCATGAAGATCCATTTTCTGCTGACAATTTGCTAGAAGATTTGGATATCAACAGATACGGAAATGTGAAGAAGGATATTGAGCATCTAATTGCTAGAAGGAATCAGTTAATTTCACATGGATTTGCAGCAAAGCCTCTGGTTCCATGTAAAAATCTGAGCGCACAAAAGATTCCTAAAAAAGTAGATTTTGGATCAGACAGATATGGAAGCGTAACAAGGGAAATTGAGGAGCTATTAGCTCAGAGTCAATTATTTGGGTGTCTGTCTTCAACAAATTCTACAATGTCATGTATGCGTTTGAAAAAGTATTTAACCAAAGAAGATTTGGAGTCAAACCCTCCTTCTATGCCAAATATTATTGATTTGGAGGATGACGATGAACCTCCAGGTAATGGTACAGTTATCAAGTGTGAACCAGCTGAAGAGATAGACACATCAGCTAAGTGCCTTGTTGTCATTGACTCAGTTGAGGAAGACCCTGAGAATGACAACAATTTTTGTCATTCACGCAGCTCTGCAACAAAGCCTGTTGTTCAATGTTGGAATCTTGGTGTAAAAAAGAGGCCCAGTGAAGAAGATTTTCAGTCAAACAAATATGGAAGTGTAACAAAGGAAATTGAGGAGCTCTTGGCTCAAGAGAATCAAGTATTTGGGGTTCTAGGTTCAACAAATTCTGCAATGTTGCGTAAGCATTTGGGTACGGAAATGTATCCATGCAAAGAAGGTTGGGACTTAAAGCCTCCTTCTGTGCCTGATATCATTGATTTGGAATCTCCCGATAATGGTACAATTGTTGAGTCTGAACCATTTGAACAGATTGTCAGAGAAGCTAAGCCTCTTGCTGTTATTGACTTAGATGATGAAGCCTTTGAGAATGACGAGAATTCTTGCCCTAATGAGGTTGCTGATTTGGCAAAGACTGCTGATAATCTTCTGCAAAATAATGTTGAG GATCTAGATGCTGCTGATGACCATAAGTTTGAAAGTGCAAAATCTTGCCATGGTAGCAATCTTGAAAGT AATCTAAAGTGTGCTAAAGAAGGGAAGTTGGGAAAAGGAAATTCCTATCTTGGTGATAAACCTGTGCTTAAGAAGCATAATGGTTTAAATCCCAGAGCAGAGGCTAAGGCTGAAATGGTGGAGGACAAGAGGCAGACAAAGGCAAATGCTCCTGTTTCACCTAAAATTTCTGAAGTTGAGAAAGACAAAGGTGTGTATGTTGGTGTGGAGGGTGATGCAGAACATGAGGAAGGCAGTCCCCAACATGATTCTGAGTATGGTGGTCTGGGGAGTATATGGAACGAGCTATCATTTGCATTAGAATGTTCCAAG GATACTGCTGTAGATTCTTCATCTGATAAGCACACCATTGTGGGTGCAGAAGATTGTGATCATTCATTCATCTTGAAAGATGATATAGGTTCTGTCTGCCGCGTTTGTGGATTGATCGAGAGAGGGATTGAAACCATAATTGAGTATCAATATGCAAAG GCCAAAAAGAGTGAAAGAACTTATAGATATGAACGTTCCCTCCGAAATGGCCTTGAGCAAACTAAAATCCTTCCTGAAAGTGTTAGATGGGTTGAACATGAAGACTCTTTGACAGAAGTTGCTGTCCATCCACGGCATCGGAAGGTAATGAAACCGCATCAAGTTGAGGGGTTCAATTTTCTGGCAAGCAACTTGGTGACAGATCATCCTGGTGGTTGTATAATGGCACATGCCCCAGGATCGGGGAAAACTTTTATGATCATTAGTTTCCTTCAGAGTTTCATGGCTAAATATCCTTCTGCAAGACCATTGATTGTACTGCCAAAGGGAATCATATCAACATGGAAGAAAGAATTCCAGAGATGGCAAGTGGAAGACATACCGCTATATGATCTCTACTCATCCAAATCAGAAAGTAGGAGTCAGCAGCTAGTAATTTTGAAGAGATGGGCAAACGAAAGAAGCATTTTGTTTCTGGGATATGCACAGTTTGCTTTGATTGTATGTGACATGGATATGAATGAAACAACTCTTGCATGTCGGGATATATTGTTAACTTGCCCTTCTATTCTTATCTTGGATGAAGGTCACACTCCCAGAAACCAAAACACTGATATTTTGAAGTCTCTTGAACAGGTACAGACATCTCGCAAGGTTGTACTTTCTGGCACCCTTTATCAGAACCATGTCAGGGAAGTCTTCAATGTTTTGAATCTTGTTCATCCAAAGTTTCTGAAAATGGGGACTCCTAAAGTCATTAAAAGGCGCATCTTGAGTAAGGTGCAAATATCAAGCGGGAGGAGTTCTATTACAAAGTTTTCTGATGATGACTTCTATAACCTGGTGGAGTGCACGCTCCTTGAAGATGAGAAATTCAATAGGAAAGTGAATATCGTTCAAGATCTGCGGGAGATGACAAGCAAAGTTCTTCACTACTACAAGGGAGATTTCTTGGATGAACTACCTGGACTAGTTGACTTCACTGTCTTTCTTGAACTCAGCCGTGCGCAAAAGAAAGAAGTTGCAGAGCTGAAGGAACTGAAAAGTAGGTTCAAAATAAACTCTGAAGGAAGTGCTATCTATGTGCACCCACAGTTGAagaaacttttgatgtattCTGGAGTTAAAGATAGGGTTGATGTGGAGAAGATTGATCTAATGTTGGAGAAACTGAAAGAGACTGAAGGAATAAAGGCCAAATTCTACCTCAATCTTCTCCAGCTATGTGAATCCACTGGTGAGAAGTTGCTAGTTTTCAGTCAATATCTTCTCCCTCTAAAGTTCTTGGAGAGACTGACTGTGAAAGTTAAAAACTATAGTCTTGGAAAAGAAATGTTTGTGATCACTGGTGACTCAGACTCTGAAATTCGAGATTCTTGCATGGAGCAATTCAATAATTCTTCAGACGCTAGAGTCTTTTTCGGATCAATTAGAGCTTGTGGTGAAGGAATATCACTTGTAGGAGCATCACGCATTATTATACTGGATATACATCTAAACCCCTCAGTCACTCGCCAGGCAATTGGACGTGCATTTCGACCTGGGCAACAGAGGAAAGTGTACACCTACAGATTGGTTGCCTCTGGTTCTCCAGAAGAGGATGACCATTTAACTTGCTTCAGAAAGGAGTCTATTTCAAAGATGTGGTTTGAATGGAATGGATGTCAGGGTCAAGAAGATTTTCAGATGGAAAATGTTGATGTTAATGATTGTGGTGATTTGTTTCTAGAGTCATCACAGTTAAACCAAGATGTAGTCTCTCTTTACAGAAG GTAA